The Couchioplanes caeruleus sequence GTGGCGGGGCCGGGGACAGGGCGGGTTCCCCCAGCCGGAGGACTACAACTTCGCCCAGGAGATCAGGATCAGCCACGACGGGCGGCCCTTCCTGGCGTACGAGTCGCGCATCTGGCTGCTGGACGACGCCTCCGAGCCGATCGGGCAGGCCGATCGCGAGGTCGGCTTCTGGCGTCCGGTGCTCAACGCGGACGGCCGCCCCACGGACGAGATGGAAGCCACGCTGACCACGCAGCACGGCGTGATCGAGATCTACGAGGGCGAGGCGACCGGCACCCGGCTGGAGATGGCCACCGCCGGCGTCGGGCACACCGCCTCGGGTCTCGCGGTCACCGGAGGACACCGGCTCTTCGGCATCGTCGAGGGCGCGCTGCTCTACGCCCACGAGATGTCGGCGAACGGCGAGAAGCTCAAGCCCCACCTCTCGGCCCGGCTGATCCGGGTCGGCGGCTGAACGGCGCTCCCTCAAGGAGAGCGGCTGAACGGCGCTCCCTCAAGGAGAGCGGCTGAACGGCGCTTCTTCAGAAGAGCGGCTGAACGCCGCTTCTCACGAAGGGCTGAAGCCGAGCAGATCGAGCAGGCGCGGCGTCCACGGCGACGCCGCGCGTTCCTGCCCGTCGAGGGTTCGCGCCTCGGCGAGTCCCCGCAGCGAGCTGGCCAGCCAGATGGCGTCGACGCCGGGCAGCTCGGCGGCGGTGATCATCCGTTCCTCGGCCCGCAGACCCACCTCGGCCGAGCGCGCGAGCAGATGCGCCGCCGTGGTGCCGGGCAGGATGCCGGTCCGGTCCGGCGCGACCGTGCACAGCGTGTCGCCGTCGAGCCAGACCAGGCTCGCCGTCGGCCCCTCCAGGGCCTGGCCGTGGCTGTCGAGCCAGAGCAGGTCGTCCGCACCCTGGGCGACCGCCCAGCGCTTCGCCGCCAGGTTCTCCGCGTAGGACAGCGTCTTGGCGCCCGCCAGGGACCAGGGCGGCCGGCGGGTGAGACCCACATCGTGGGTGATCAGGCGGATGCCGTCGCGGCGCTCGGCGCGGATCGTCTCCGGCACCGCGTCGACGGTGGCGAACGAGGTCGACGGGGTCACCACCAGCCGGAGGGCGCCGTCGGTGTGGGTGATCCCGCTCACCAGCTCGGCGAGGCCGCTCGGCACGTCGATGCCCAGGGCCGCCGCGGAGCGGGCCAGGCGGGCGAGGTGCGCGTCGAGCAGCCAGGGGCCCGCAGGCCGTACGTGCACCGTCTCGAAGACTCCCTCGCCGTAGAGGAGGCCGCGATCCGTGTGGGTCAGTTCGCCCGAGCCTGGAATCATCAGAGGCATGCTCACGTCGCGGAGGGTATCGCCACGGGAACTATGCTCGTAGCGTGTCCGCCC is a genomic window containing:
- a CDS encoding FABP family protein; this encodes MSSETENPLGPPPWLNAPPVAEYPYEDTHDLRQGPDLHPALLGLLPFVGLWRGRGQGGFPQPEDYNFAQEIRISHDGRPFLAYESRIWLLDDASEPIGQADREVGFWRPVLNADGRPTDEMEATLTTQHGVIEIYEGEATGTRLEMATAGVGHTASGLAVTGGHRLFGIVEGALLYAHEMSANGEKLKPHLSARLIRVGG
- a CDS encoding aminotransferase class IV yields the protein MPLMIPGSGELTHTDRGLLYGEGVFETVHVRPAGPWLLDAHLARLARSAAALGIDVPSGLAELVSGITHTDGALRLVVTPSTSFATVDAVPETIRAERRDGIRLITHDVGLTRRPPWSLAGAKTLSYAENLAAKRWAVAQGADDLLWLDSHGQALEGPTASLVWLDGDTLCTVAPDRTGILPGTTAAHLLARSAEVGLRAEERMITAAELPGVDAIWLASSLRGLAEARTLDGQERAASPWTPRLLDLLGFSPS